A window of the Tistrella mobilis genome harbors these coding sequences:
- the proC gene encoding pyrroline-5-carboxylate reductase produces MTSASEAGTAGQLLVIGAGRMGGAMIEGWIARGRDPHSITVIDPSADGRARLQARGVRAAADADAVAMPDGGFDVLVVAVKPQSFEAALPPAAPLVGAETLVVSVAAGKTVQTLRDLLGHPRKVIRAMPNTPAAIGRGITGCYAVPETEGGDRALAEALLSAVGEVVWIEDEGLIDAVTAVSGSGPAYVFHMIEAMTLAGEEVGLPHETARRLARATVIGAAALADASPETETALREAVTSPAGTTAAALSVLMDRQAGLPPLMARAVTAARDRGRELAG; encoded by the coding sequence ATGACCAGCGCATCCGAAGCCGGGACGGCCGGTCAGCTTCTCGTGATCGGCGCCGGCCGGATGGGCGGGGCGATGATCGAGGGCTGGATCGCCCGTGGCCGCGATCCGCACAGCATCACCGTGATCGACCCCTCTGCCGACGGCCGGGCCCGGCTGCAGGCCCGCGGCGTGCGCGCCGCCGCCGATGCCGATGCAGTGGCCATGCCCGATGGCGGTTTCGACGTGCTGGTGGTGGCGGTGAAGCCGCAGAGCTTCGAGGCGGCCCTGCCGCCCGCGGCCCCTCTGGTCGGGGCTGAGACCCTGGTGGTCTCGGTCGCCGCCGGCAAGACGGTGCAGACCCTGCGCGACCTGCTCGGCCATCCGCGGAAGGTGATCCGGGCGATGCCGAACACCCCTGCGGCAATTGGTCGCGGCATCACCGGCTGCTATGCGGTCCCCGAGACCGAGGGCGGTGATCGCGCCCTGGCCGAGGCACTGCTCTCGGCCGTGGGCGAGGTGGTCTGGATCGAGGATGAAGGGCTGATCGATGCGGTGACCGCCGTTTCGGGTAGCGGACCGGCCTATGTCTTCCACATGATCGAGGCGATGACCCTGGCCGGCGAAGAGGTGGGGCTGCCCCACGAAACCGCGCGCCGGCTGGCGCGGGCGACCGTGATCGGCGCCGCAGCGCTGGCCGATGCCTCGCCCGAGACCGAGACCGCATTGCGGGAAGCCGTCACCAGCCCGGCCGGCACCACCGCCGCGGCCCTGTCGGTGCTGATGGACCGGCAGGCGGGGCTGCCGCCGCTGATGGCGCGCGCGGTCACTGCCGCACGCGACCGCGGCCGGGAGCTGGCAGGCTGA